The Neobacillus sp. OS1-2 genome includes a window with the following:
- a CDS encoding ABC transporter substrate-binding protein, which yields MKKKSFTLLLISLLAISMFLVGCNSKSSSESDGKKEPATSNGSKKDTLVYGRGGDSTSLDPITTTEGEAFKVTENIFETLLEYGEKDTTVQPGLAEKWEPSEDGLTYTFHLRQGVKFHDGTDFNAEAVVFNFDRWMNGDEEKFPYYTMFGGYKADEGHVIKEVKALDEYTVQFVLKRPQAPFLKNLAMSPFGIASPEAVKKWGDDFRSHPVGTGPFKFVEWKKKDRIVVEKNPDYWQEGLPKLNKIIFRVIPENAARLNALSKGEIDVMDGLNNSDEATVKSDDKLQIIERPSMNVGYIGLTNTRKPFDNKLVRQAINYAIDKKSIIDAFYGGKALPAKNPMPPSIEGYNDAIEEYPYDLEKAKALLKEAGYEKGFKMDLWAMPVARPYMPEAQKVAEVIQESLSKIGVTAEIKSVDWATYLEKATKGEFDAFMLGWTGDNGDPDNFIYTLLDKDAIGSNNYSYYSNDELHNILIEAQTETDQAKRNELYKKAQEIIHDDAPWVPLVHSTPLLAASKDVLNYIPHPTGSECLSKVEFK from the coding sequence ATGAAGAAAAAGTCTTTTACACTGCTGTTGATTTCTTTATTAGCCATCAGCATGTTTTTAGTTGGCTGTAACAGCAAATCGAGCAGCGAGTCTGACGGCAAAAAAGAGCCAGCCACAAGCAATGGTTCCAAAAAGGATACACTTGTGTATGGCCGTGGTGGAGATTCCACTTCTTTGGATCCAATCACTACAACTGAGGGAGAAGCCTTTAAAGTCACTGAAAATATTTTCGAAACCTTACTTGAGTATGGCGAAAAAGATACTACTGTCCAACCGGGACTTGCTGAAAAGTGGGAGCCGTCTGAGGATGGATTAACGTACACATTCCACCTGCGTCAAGGAGTGAAATTCCATGACGGTACTGATTTTAATGCAGAGGCGGTTGTCTTTAACTTTGATCGCTGGATGAATGGGGATGAAGAGAAATTCCCTTATTACACCATGTTTGGCGGCTATAAAGCGGATGAAGGGCATGTCATTAAAGAAGTGAAAGCGCTTGATGAGTACACAGTCCAGTTCGTCTTGAAACGTCCGCAGGCCCCTTTCTTGAAAAACTTAGCGATGTCGCCATTTGGAATTGCCAGTCCTGAAGCTGTTAAAAAGTGGGGCGATGATTTCAGAAGCCATCCGGTTGGAACCGGTCCATTTAAATTTGTTGAATGGAAAAAGAAAGACCGTATTGTCGTTGAAAAAAATCCAGACTACTGGCAAGAAGGTTTACCGAAGTTAAACAAAATCATCTTCCGTGTTATTCCGGAAAATGCTGCACGTTTAAATGCTCTTTCAAAAGGTGAAATCGATGTAATGGATGGATTGAATAATTCTGATGAAGCAACAGTTAAGTCTGATGACAAGCTGCAAATTATCGAACGTCCATCAATGAACGTTGGTTATATTGGATTAACAAATACACGCAAACCATTTGATAATAAGCTTGTTCGTCAGGCAATTAATTATGCTATTGATAAAAAGTCTATCATTGATGCGTTCTATGGCGGCAAAGCACTTCCAGCTAAAAACCCTATGCCACCTTCCATTGAAGGATATAACGACGCCATTGAAGAGTATCCATATGATTTAGAAAAGGCAAAAGCGCTATTGAAGGAAGCAGGTTATGAAAAAGGTTTTAAAATGGATTTATGGGCAATGCCTGTAGCTCGTCCATATATGCCTGAAGCACAGAAGGTTGCTGAAGTAATCCAAGAAAGCTTAAGCAAAATTGGCGTAACTGCAGAAATCAAATCAGTAGACTGGGCCACTTATTTAGAAAAAGCAACAAAAGGAGAGTTTGATGCCTTTATGCTTGGCTGGACAGGTGACAATGGTGACCCTGATAACTTCATTTACACATTGCTTGATAAAGATGCCATTGGCAGCAACAACTACTCTTACTACAGCAATGATGAACTACACAACATCTTAATTGAAGCGCAAACAGAAACAGATCAAGCAAAACGGAACGAGCTTTATAAAAAGGCTCAAGAAATCATCCATGATGATGCACCTTGGGTACCGCTTGTACACTCAACACCACTATTAGCGGCGTCTAAAGATGTACTGAATTACATCCCGCATCCAACTGGATCAGAATGCTTAAGTAAAGTGGAATTTAAATAG
- a CDS encoding ABC transporter ATP-binding protein, whose amino-acid sequence MSEFLLEVNGLKKYFPITGGLLGRKQGEVKAVDDVSFYVKKGETLGIVGESGCGKSTTGRLLMRLIEASDGRIIFEDKEITSLSKSELRKTRREIQMVFQDPYASLNPRHSIEQILEEPLIVHGIGTKEERRKQVREMLEVVGLSSYHAKRYPHQFSGGQRQRIGIAKALMTKPKLIIADEPVSALDVSIQAQVLNLMKDIQKEFQLTYIFIAHDLGVVRHISDRVGVMYLGRLIELADSEELYENPQHPYTKALLSAVPVPDPDLKKKTILIEGELPSPANPPSGCAFHTRCGQVMDICKTARPAEHVENGHFVACHLYNK is encoded by the coding sequence ATGTCGGAGTTTCTTCTTGAAGTAAATGGTTTGAAAAAGTATTTTCCAATCACTGGTGGGCTTCTTGGGAGAAAACAAGGGGAAGTCAAAGCGGTTGATGATGTTTCTTTTTATGTAAAAAAAGGAGAGACACTTGGGATTGTAGGTGAAAGCGGTTGCGGGAAGTCCACGACTGGCCGATTACTCATGCGTTTGATTGAGGCTAGTGATGGAAGAATAATTTTCGAAGATAAAGAGATTACCAGTTTGTCAAAGTCAGAATTACGAAAAACACGTAGGGAAATACAAATGGTATTCCAGGATCCTTATGCTTCCTTAAACCCTAGGCATTCGATCGAGCAAATTCTTGAGGAGCCTCTGATTGTTCATGGAATCGGAACGAAAGAGGAGCGTAGGAAGCAGGTAAGAGAAATGCTGGAGGTTGTAGGCCTTAGCAGTTACCATGCTAAAAGGTATCCCCACCAGTTCAGCGGCGGGCAGCGCCAGCGGATTGGGATTGCCAAAGCATTGATGACAAAACCGAAACTAATTATTGCTGATGAACCGGTTTCCGCTCTTGACGTTTCGATTCAGGCCCAGGTTCTCAATCTGATGAAGGACATCCAAAAAGAATTCCAGCTTACATACATATTTATCGCACATGATTTAGGTGTAGTTCGACATATCAGTGACCGTGTAGGCGTGATGTATTTAGGCAGATTAATAGAATTAGCCGATAGTGAAGAACTCTATGAAAATCCACAGCATCCGTATACGAAGGCACTTCTTTCCGCTGTACCTGTGCCAGATCCTGATTTAAAGAAGAAAACCATATTAATTGAAGGGGAACTGCCAAGTCCGGCAAATCCTCCTTCAGGCTGTGCCTTCCATACAAGATGCGGACAGGTAATGGATATTTGTAAAACAGCTAGACCAGCAGAGCACGTAGAAAATGGTCATTTTGTGGCATGTCATTTATATAACAAATGA
- a CDS encoding UvrB/UvrC motif-containing protein, with translation MSIGLCMGICFSDSAIEQYKKIMNKIISILNGTDMTILQEMKQKMAEASMKFDFETAAKYRDYSDAIQALLTNEKVIEFTEANKNIVVLESLQDHRCKLFLIKGNRILFSEKYHLVDLNIEQFLHTLKINVSTHFWSDMPSTLEVSRDDIDEAQIIYRYLKGSTCKYIIIPDN, from the coding sequence ATGTCAATAGGTTTATGCATGGGGATCTGTTTCTCTGACTCTGCGATTGAACAATATAAAAAAATCATGAACAAAATCATTTCCATATTAAATGGTACAGACATGACTATATTACAAGAAATGAAGCAAAAAATGGCAGAAGCCTCCATGAAGTTTGATTTTGAAACCGCGGCAAAATACAGGGACTATTCAGACGCCATCCAAGCACTTCTCACTAATGAAAAAGTGATTGAATTTACAGAAGCGAATAAGAATATTGTGGTCCTAGAATCTCTACAGGATCATAGATGTAAACTTTTCCTAATAAAAGGGAACAGGATACTGTTTAGTGAAAAATATCATTTAGTAGACCTTAACATTGAACAATTCCTTCATACTCTTAAAATAAACGTATCAACCCATTTTTGGTCTGATATGCCTTCCACCCTAGAAGTTAGCAGGGATGATATCGATGAAGCACAGATAATCTATCGCTATTTAAAAGGTAGTACCTGCAAATATATTATTATTCCTGATAATTAG
- a CDS encoding GIY-YIG nuclease family protein: MNLKEKVKNLPLTPGVYLMEDSYGSIIYVGKAKNLKNRVSSYFQNSKAHSQKVQKLKANIANFTYILTDTEFEAFMLECKLIRELKPLFNKMMKNPKSYTYIKIQKDNGLERIGISPSIEKDENLYFGPYRSKHSVEKALQGIKDFYKISCSNTTYKNSPCQ, encoded by the coding sequence ATGAATTTAAAAGAAAAGGTAAAGAACCTTCCCTTAACACCTGGTGTTTATTTAATGGAAGATTCTTATGGAAGCATTATTTATGTAGGGAAGGCGAAAAATCTTAAGAATCGGGTCAGTTCATACTTTCAAAATTCGAAAGCACATTCGCAAAAGGTACAAAAGTTAAAAGCAAATATTGCGAACTTTACCTACATCCTGACAGATACAGAATTCGAAGCATTTATGCTGGAATGTAAATTAATTCGAGAATTAAAGCCGCTTTTCAATAAGATGATGAAAAATCCCAAATCCTATACCTATATCAAGATTCAAAAAGATAATGGATTGGAAAGAATCGGAATTTCTCCTAGTATAGAAAAGGATGAGAATCTTTACTTTGGCCCATATAGGAGTAAACATAGTGTAGAAAAGGCATTACAGGGGATAAAGGACTTTTATAAAATAAGCTGTAGTAATACTACATATAAGAATTCCCCATGTCAATAG
- a CDS encoding ABC transporter ATP-binding protein, which translates to MNKDPILQIKDLKVSFQSGKKFVAAVDGISFELKEGEILGIVGESGSGKSVTSLATMGLIPSPPGKIEHGEIIFEGTDLKNISEKEWRRIRGNQISMIFQEPMTSLNPLFTIGNQLMEAIRLHTDLNKSQAKVRSIELLRLVGIPRAEGILKDHPHQLSGGMRQRVMIAMAMACNPKVLIADEPTTALDVTIQAQILALMKDLNQKTNTSIILITHDLGVVAEICERVIVMYSGQIVEQGDVRKILKDPQHPYTKGLLKSVPDLSRKKDRLYSIPGTVPAPGTVLKGCKFAARCAEVFGQCHEETPELYNTEKDGHEVRCFLHTLKEGSDKHVGVSS; encoded by the coding sequence GTGAATAAAGACCCTATCCTTCAAATAAAGGACTTAAAGGTTTCATTCCAATCAGGTAAGAAATTTGTCGCTGCAGTAGATGGGATCAGTTTTGAATTGAAAGAGGGAGAAATTCTTGGGATTGTCGGCGAGTCCGGGAGCGGCAAAAGTGTGACATCATTAGCCACGATGGGACTTATCCCGTCTCCTCCAGGAAAAATTGAGCATGGAGAAATTATTTTTGAAGGAACAGACCTGAAAAATATTTCAGAAAAGGAATGGCGAAGAATCCGCGGAAATCAGATTTCGATGATTTTCCAAGAACCGATGACCTCGTTGAATCCTTTGTTTACGATTGGTAATCAGTTGATGGAAGCTATACGGTTACATACCGATCTCAATAAATCACAAGCAAAAGTACGAAGTATAGAATTACTAAGGCTTGTAGGCATTCCAAGAGCAGAAGGAATTCTTAAAGACCATCCACATCAGCTCTCAGGTGGAATGAGGCAGCGGGTCATGATTGCGATGGCGATGGCCTGTAATCCAAAGGTCCTGATTGCGGATGAGCCCACAACGGCTCTCGATGTTACTATCCAGGCACAAATACTGGCATTAATGAAGGATTTAAATCAAAAAACAAATACATCGATCATCCTCATTACCCACGATTTAGGTGTTGTAGCGGAAATTTGCGAGCGGGTCATTGTGATGTATTCAGGCCAAATCGTTGAACAGGGTGATGTCAGAAAAATACTAAAGGACCCGCAGCATCCATATACAAAGGGACTTTTGAAATCCGTCCCAGACCTAAGCAGAAAAAAGGATCGGCTCTATAGTATTCCGGGGACAGTTCCTGCTCCAGGAACAGTTCTAAAGGGCTGCAAATTCGCGGCCAGGTGTGCTGAGGTATTTGGTCAATGCCATGAAGAAACGCCGGAATTATATAATACGGAAAAAGACGGGCATGAAGTGCGCTGTTTCCTACATACCTTGAAGGAGGGGAGTGACAAACATGTCGGAGTTTCTTCTTGA
- a CDS encoding MerR family transcriptional regulator, translated as MEYTVQKLAHLAGISTRTLRYYDEIDILKPARINSSGYRIYGLAEVDRLQQILFYRELGVSLDSIKEIITAPSFDGDAALREHREKLLEKKSQLELLIANVDKTIALNEGRINMSNKEKFEGFKKKMIDDNEKKYGKEIRDKYGDDTVDASNAKVMNMSQEQHDEVTALAEQLKQTLAEAFKTGDPAGKLAQEAADLHRQWLCYYWKEYSKEAHAGLAQMYVDDERFTLYYDQEQPGTAEFLRDAIHIYTGIKQ; from the coding sequence ATGGAGTATACCGTGCAGAAGCTGGCGCATTTAGCCGGGATTAGCACCAGAACTTTAAGATATTATGATGAAATTGATATTCTTAAGCCGGCAAGAATCAATTCGTCAGGATATAGGATTTATGGTCTGGCGGAGGTAGATCGTCTGCAGCAAATTCTGTTTTACCGGGAGCTAGGTGTGAGCTTGGACAGCATAAAGGAAATTATTACTGCCCCATCCTTTGATGGCGATGCTGCACTTCGTGAGCATCGTGAGAAACTCCTCGAGAAAAAGTCGCAATTAGAGTTATTAATTGCGAATGTGGATAAAACGATTGCCTTAAATGAAGGGAGAATAAACATGTCGAATAAAGAAAAGTTTGAAGGATTTAAGAAAAAAATGATTGATGATAACGAGAAAAAGTATGGTAAAGAAATCCGTGATAAATATGGTGACGATACTGTCGATGCTTCCAATGCAAAAGTTATGAATATGTCACAGGAGCAGCATGATGAGGTTACTGCCCTTGCGGAACAGCTCAAACAAACCTTAGCGGAAGCCTTTAAAACCGGGGATCCTGCAGGGAAGTTGGCACAAGAAGCTGCTGACCTACACAGACAATGGCTTTGCTATTATTGGAAGGAATACAGTAAAGAGGCCCATGCAGGCCTGGCACAAATGTATGTCGATGATGAAAGATTTACACTCTATTATGATCAAGAACAGCCTGGAACAGCCGAATTTTTACGAGATGCCATTCATATTTATACAGGAATAAAACAATAA
- a CDS encoding nitrous oxide-stimulated promoter family protein encodes MKARLIEPNNGRKVQKEKEIVRQMIVLYCRKNHHHNVLCKECLDLKNYALLRLSFCRFGEEKTACSNCKVHCYKPKYRQKMKAVMRYSGPWMMLYHPIYSVKHLLNR; translated from the coding sequence ATGAAAGCGCGATTAATTGAACCAAATAATGGTCGAAAAGTCCAAAAGGAAAAGGAAATCGTCAGGCAAATGATCGTACTGTACTGCCGGAAGAACCATCATCACAATGTGCTGTGTAAGGAATGTCTGGATTTAAAAAACTATGCGCTATTAAGGCTTTCATTCTGCCGTTTTGGCGAGGAAAAAACGGCCTGCTCTAACTGTAAGGTTCATTGCTATAAACCGAAATACCGGCAAAAGATGAAGGCTGTGATGCGATACTCAGGTCCATGGATGATGCTGTATCATCCCATTTATTCTGTGAAGCATTTATTAAATAGATAG
- a CDS encoding DoxX family protein, with protein MDTSLSMIKFIRYAVAYVFIISGLMKLMSAELANGFLHLGLPYPHIMLHVIVALEIGCGMFILLNIAVKNAVIPLIAIMIAALLLTKLPSIHTGILQFAFNARLDIVMLVLLVILYNRYPN; from the coding sequence ATGGATACTTCTTTATCTATGATTAAATTTATTCGATATGCGGTGGCGTACGTATTTATCATTTCAGGGTTAATGAAACTAATGAGTGCTGAATTGGCCAATGGCTTTCTTCACTTAGGCCTTCCATATCCCCACATCATGCTACATGTTATCGTTGCACTGGAGATAGGATGTGGAATGTTCATTTTACTAAATATAGCGGTAAAGAATGCGGTGATTCCGTTAATTGCCATCATGATTGCTGCCCTACTATTAACAAAACTACCATCCATACACACAGGCATTCTCCAATTTGCCTTCAATGCCAGGTTAGACATCGTAATGTTAGTACTGCTTGTCATTTTATATAACAGATATCCCAACTAA
- a CDS encoding BCCT family transporter, with translation MKKTTPVFWVAVIVSILFIIWGVIPARVLPTGNLQHVTSLIQTSIIEKFGWFYLLSATIFLVFALALIFTKYGNIKLGKDTDEPEFSSITWFAMLFSAGMGIGLVFWGVAEPLSHYHQPPSGEGETTEAARLAIRYSFFHWGLHPWGIYAVIGLILAYFNFRKNTAGVVSQILKPIFGDRVNGSLGVLFDFIAIFATVFGVATSLGFGASQISGGASYMFPSIQNNFTTQLMIIIIVTVLYLLSASTGLDKGIALLSNVNIILAIALMLFLLFSGPTNFIMDLFTTTIGGYLQNLTSMSFRLSPFEQNTWVQDWTIFYWAWWIAWAPFVGTFIARVSKGRTIREFVIGVLLVPTLFGALWFSVFGGSAVYLEYFEHQNIMAIINQKGQEIALFSVLSHFPLGNIMSYIAIFLIGTFFITSADSATFVLGMQSTGGNLNPPNRVKLVWGLIQSASAAVLLWAGGLEALQTASIIAAFPFSIIILLMILSFVKILKTERIHRIKYADKLEPKED, from the coding sequence GTGAAAAAAACAACACCGGTTTTTTGGGTAGCAGTTATTGTTTCAATACTATTTATTATTTGGGGCGTTATTCCCGCCCGAGTGTTGCCAACGGGTAATCTACAACATGTAACAAGTTTAATCCAAACTTCAATTATTGAGAAGTTTGGCTGGTTTTATCTTCTCTCCGCGACCATTTTTCTTGTCTTTGCCCTCGCGTTAATATTCACAAAGTATGGGAACATAAAGCTTGGGAAGGACACGGATGAGCCCGAGTTTTCCAGTATTACCTGGTTTGCGATGTTGTTTAGTGCAGGGATGGGTATAGGTCTCGTTTTTTGGGGAGTAGCTGAGCCTTTATCTCATTATCATCAACCACCCTCCGGTGAAGGAGAAACAACAGAGGCTGCAAGATTGGCCATCAGGTACTCCTTTTTCCATTGGGGGTTACACCCATGGGGCATTTATGCCGTAATAGGTCTAATTCTAGCTTATTTTAATTTCCGAAAAAATACAGCTGGAGTTGTTAGTCAAATTTTAAAGCCAATATTTGGTGACAGGGTGAATGGATCCTTAGGTGTATTATTCGATTTTATCGCTATTTTTGCCACTGTGTTCGGTGTGGCGACATCGTTGGGATTTGGTGCTTCTCAAATCAGTGGCGGCGCGTCTTATATGTTTCCGTCCATTCAAAATAATTTTACAACACAGCTTATGATTATCATCATTGTCACTGTACTTTATTTATTATCTGCCTCAACTGGTCTGGATAAAGGAATTGCGTTATTAAGTAATGTAAATATCATCCTGGCCATCGCATTAATGCTTTTTCTGCTATTTTCCGGACCCACAAATTTTATTATGGACTTGTTCACGACTACCATCGGGGGCTACCTACAAAATCTTACTTCCATGAGCTTTAGGCTGAGTCCATTTGAACAGAATACCTGGGTTCAAGATTGGACGATCTTTTATTGGGCATGGTGGATTGCCTGGGCGCCCTTTGTTGGAACCTTTATTGCACGTGTGTCGAAAGGAAGAACCATTAGGGAATTTGTTATTGGGGTTTTACTGGTTCCAACCTTGTTTGGTGCCCTATGGTTTTCAGTGTTTGGGGGTTCAGCGGTCTATCTAGAGTATTTTGAACATCAAAACATCATGGCTATTATTAATCAAAAAGGACAGGAAATTGCCTTGTTTTCTGTGTTGTCTCATTTTCCTTTGGGAAATATTATGTCATACATCGCAATCTTTCTAATTGGCACTTTTTTTATAACATCGGCAGATTCGGCAACATTCGTTTTAGGGATGCAGTCGACTGGTGGAAACCTAAATCCGCCCAACAGAGTAAAGTTAGTTTGGGGTCTTATTCAGTCCGCATCTGCTGCCGTATTACTTTGGGCAGGTGGATTAGAGGCACTGCAAACGGCTTCCATCATTGCAGCCTTCCCTTTCAGTATCATTATCCTCTTGATGATTCTATCGTTTGTTAAAATCCTAAAAACGGAAAGGATTCATCGAATTAAATATGCTGATAAACTAGAGCCTAAAGAAGACTAA
- a CDS encoding peptide MFS transporter: protein MSNINRQKIAESVPQKGFFGHPKGLFTLFFTEFWERFSYYGMKAILVYYMYYEVSQGGLGMDKTLSLSIVSIYGSLVYMSGIIGGWLADRIFGASRAVFIGGILIMFGHIALAIPGTITLFFVSMVLIVLGTGLLKPNVSTVVGEMYSETDNRRDAGFSIFYMGINLGAFISPLIVGSVYKQSFHLGFGIAAVGMFLGLIMFMATKKKNLGLAGQTVGNPLSPAERKKVFTIIGLAVIVIAIIFAITITKGILTFDIFVNLIGILGLLIPTLYFIVMYRSKNTTSVERSRLLAYIPLFIASVMFWAIQEQGSTILASYADTRTQLNFAGITISPAWFQSLNPLFIITLAPVFAWMWVKLGKREPTIPQKFSIALLFAGLSFIVILLPAYFGGTDSMVNPLWLVISYLVCVLGELCLSPVGLSATTKLAPAAFSAQTMSLWFLSSAAAQAINAQIVKFYTPETEMAYFGFIGGASIVLGIILLMLSPKIQGFMKGIR from the coding sequence ATGTCAAACATAAATAGACAGAAAATTGCGGAGAGTGTACCTCAGAAAGGATTTTTTGGGCATCCTAAAGGTCTTTTTACCCTCTTCTTCACAGAATTCTGGGAACGCTTTTCTTATTATGGAATGAAGGCAATCCTCGTTTATTACATGTATTACGAGGTCTCACAAGGTGGCTTAGGGATGGATAAAACCCTCTCCCTTTCGATCGTGTCCATTTACGGATCCCTTGTATATATGTCCGGTATTATTGGCGGCTGGCTGGCTGACCGTATTTTTGGTGCCTCCAGAGCTGTATTTATCGGCGGTATTTTAATTATGTTTGGTCACATTGCTCTTGCTATTCCTGGAACTATCACTCTATTCTTCGTTTCCATGGTTCTAATTGTCCTTGGAACAGGCTTGCTTAAACCAAACGTGTCAACGGTTGTAGGTGAGATGTACAGTGAAACGGATAATCGTCGTGATGCCGGATTTAGTATCTTCTATATGGGGATTAACCTTGGTGCATTCATCTCCCCATTAATCGTCGGATCTGTTTATAAGCAAAGTTTTCATTTAGGATTTGGTATTGCCGCTGTTGGTATGTTCTTAGGGCTTATCATGTTTATGGCGACAAAGAAAAAAAACCTTGGACTTGCTGGTCAAACAGTTGGAAATCCACTTTCTCCTGCTGAGAGAAAGAAAGTCTTTACCATTATTGGATTAGCCGTTATCGTCATTGCCATTATTTTTGCTATTACTATTACAAAAGGGATTTTAACATTTGACATTTTTGTTAATCTAATTGGAATTCTTGGTCTCTTAATTCCAACACTTTATTTCATTGTCATGTATCGCAGCAAAAATACAACAAGTGTAGAGCGTTCACGTTTGCTTGCATACATTCCGCTCTTTATCGCCTCTGTTATGTTTTGGGCGATCCAAGAACAAGGTTCAACCATCCTTGCAAGTTATGCGGATACACGTACACAGCTTAACTTCGCTGGCATAACTATTTCACCAGCATGGTTCCAATCATTAAATCCTTTATTCATTATCACATTAGCACCTGTATTCGCATGGATGTGGGTTAAATTAGGGAAACGCGAACCAACAATACCGCAAAAGTTCTCCATCGCATTATTGTTCGCTGGTTTGTCATTTATTGTAATCCTGCTTCCAGCATACTTCGGCGGCACGGATTCCATGGTAAACCCTTTATGGTTAGTGATTAGTTATTTAGTATGTGTACTTGGTGAATTATGCTTATCACCTGTAGGATTATCAGCCACTACTAAATTAGCACCTGCTGCATTCTCAGCACAAACCATGAGCCTTTGGTTCCTATCTAGTGCTGCAGCACAAGCGATTAATGCGCAAATTGTTAAATTTTACACACCTGAGACCGAAATGGCCTATTTTGGGTTTATCGGCGGAGCCTCTATAGTCCTAGGGATTATCCTTTTAATGCTATCTCCGAAAATTCAGGGCTTCATGAAGGGTATAAGGTAA